CAATGTCACACCGCAAATTACTTATCTTCGcaataaagtgaaggtctgggggaaattgccACTGACCGTTACAGGGAGGGTTTAACATGGTGAAAATGGTctttcagcccaaactcctgtataTTGTACAACAATCCCCTGTATACATCCCCCAGAAGACTTTTAAACGAATTGATGGTCTGCTATCTTCATTGatttgggctagtaaacgggcacggttgaaacttgATACTTTGACTAGGTCAAAAACCTCAGGGggtttggctcttcccaactttcgtttttattactttgcagcacaattagcacatctctgggagtgggttaatgacTCTGACATTTCGAGTCTGCACTCACAGTTGGTAATGCAGGAGTACCCAGGTGGTTCCCCGttgagactgcttctctgtggaaacGTCAAAATGTCAGCACTACCACTCATaaaacagtatattattatttggaGGCTGGTGCACCTTATACTGCAAGGACAGGGTATTGACCCTGACACTCCACTGGACAACAAATATGGATTGCccgagttgtgtcagcttcaaatCAGGGGGGTATGGGAGCCATGGGGAGTGATTTCACTGGGAGACTTATACACTGATGGGATTTTTAGATCCTTTCAGCAGATTCAACATGAATTTAATGTCCCCTCTGCATATTTTTTTCGCTTTCTCCAATTGCGACAtgctatgtctgcccaattccctGATGGCCCTCCGGCGCTtattgattccccggtcaaattactATTGCAAACGGTGGGACCCGGacatttagtctccaaaatatacggccgtttacttcaaatgcatcatatagacccccttgTCTCCCTCAGGACTAAGTGGGAGTCTGATCTGGGTCCATTGTCGGATGAcatatgggagggtgctctgggatcgtgccggctttcaacttcatctgtccgatatcagcaaattcagttgttcgtactacatagggtatatatgaccccagtgaggctgtcgcatatagggggatcccatagctcaaaatgtcccaaatgtggtagtctgggagcagacttttggcatatgctCTGGCTATGTCCCATGGTGTCGGCTTTTTGGGAGGAGGTTATGCGTGCTATAGTTGATACGGGTGTCCCCCTTccgtacttacacctatctcttGTATATTAGCGGCTATAGATAAGGAGGTTATGGATCCACCCGGTCGACGCTATGTTGTGAACCTCTGTgctttggccaaggtttgcatagccagactgtggttggctaatgaagccccagccCCACAATCCTGGATTTCTCTGGTTAACACCTCTGttacacatgaaaaatttgtatttctggccaggaatgcggaaaaaaagtttattgctacaTGGGGAAAGTGGATGAGTTCTCGCTATTTCACGGATAAGTACGGTTGAGCCCTAGAATTATTTAATCAACTGTTATGAGTGCCTTCTATGGGAGATTTGTGGGGTGTGTGGCCCGCGGCCAGCCGGGTTCAAATGAATGTTAATACCGTGGCAACGTGTAATGCGCTGTGTAAAATATATAGTAACACTAGGTCATCAATGCTCTGTTGATATATGACTTTGACTGGGATCCATGTCCGCACGTCCCGCTATGCTCTTTATGTTCAACCGTAAGCCTGCTGTTGATTTTATtgctttttatttgtttattttatatttttatttttgttatgtTTTGCCCTtggcaatgtttaaatgttaaatcAATATAAAAcccaataaaaacttattgaattttaaaaaaaaagtacCTGGTCTCCAGCGGTCTCCACCTCCCAGGGTCACGCTGAATGGCTCTGGCTGGCAGCACTTTGCTGCTGTTGCGGTTCCGTCCTCTGGGGCCACAAAGAGGGCTTGCTGGTCCCGGCTGTCCCCCTGACCGCTACCCGCAGTGGCTCTCTCCTGCCCTGCAGCCACGTGCTCCACTCCAGCAGCAGCCCCTCTTCAGCACGCGCCTCCTCTCCACACACGCTGCACGGCGCCTCTCCGTCCTGTTCAGCTGGTGGCGCTGCATGTCTCCTCTCACTTCTCAGCGGGAGCGCATCCCGTCCACTCTCTTCCCCTGAGCACACCCCTCTTCTCTTCGTCTCGCCCTAGCCCCGGTGGCAGGGTTGACCTCTTCCTCGCCTCTGTGGCAGTGTGATGTCCCTCACTGCCCGACGCCAACCCCCGCCTCTCACTTCTCCCGCTCTGCAGCGGCCAATCCTCCTGCCGGCTGTGGTTGCTTAGCAACTGGCCAGCCAGTTAACCCCTGCAGTTCTGGGCTTAAGGTACACCGCAGCAtatcacatattctccctctggaaGATTGCATGTCCTCATGCATTGGGCAACATAGCAAAAAGTCCATAACACGTTTCTGAACATAAAGGTATTTACAGGCCTAGTCACGTAAGAGTATGCTCCCCAAGGATCCCCGACCTTCTGCCACAGGTGGATCTTCCATCTCCTGTACTTTATATCACGGTGTGCTATCTGCATTGAGCACGTAGTACACCTTTGTTGCGTCTCATGGATCTTTGTATAGCCTGCTATAACCTGAAGGTGAATTCTTCTCCCGTTATGGTCATGTACTCGCTATCCGTTACACTCTTCACTTCAGTGGAACGGGTCTCGGCCTTCTCAGCTGCCTTTGGGGTTTCTGCCGTGGTCTTAGGTTTGGATGGAGGCATAGCTGGTTCTGAGCTTTTGAATTCCAAGGGCTTCACTATCTTTGTCACAGCCATGTGGACCACTGCTTCAGTGTCCCTTTTCAGGTCGGTCGCACCGGCATCTGTTTGCTCAAGATTTGCTGCACGGTAATCCGCGTCTTGCCTTCTTGGGATGTACTCCCGCTTTGGTTGAGGAGAAAGCGGAGGCTTAATCACATTTTGAAGGTACTGTTGCACTGTCTCACTCTGACCCTTTACAACTGGTCTCTCACTTGTTTCCAACAGTTCCCTTTGCTTTGGGACTTCGGGTTCTGGTGGTCGGGGCATCTGGTCAGGTCGAGTAGGATCGGTGTTAGGCCTTCCGGTCTCACTATCGTTGTCTCTTGGTTCCTCTCTGCTTCCGCTGTGCTGGTAATCTTGCTGGTAGTAGAGTGGAGGCTTTCTATAACGCAGACAACGCCAATACTGGTTATACTCTATGGTATGTCTGTTGCCTTGTACTGGAACACCATCAGGACCTGTGACGTTGATGGCCTTAACGCCCTTTTTTCCATTGGTCAATTCAAATTTGACCCATTCCCCGCTTCTTAGGCTTCTGATTAACTTGTTCCGATGGGTCTTCTGAATGCCCGTACAGTGAACATATATGGTTCTCTTAGTGTCTGTTCTCCTTATGAAGCCGTAGCCACGCATTGCACTAAACCACAATACTGTCACCTTTCTTGCTCTGGCTCTTCGATCATCCCCACAGATGGAACACCCATCGCTCCGACTTGACTCTGCAACACCAGTCTTGGCCCTGCC
The Pseudophryne corroboree isolate aPseCor3 chromosome 4, aPseCor3.hap2, whole genome shotgun sequence DNA segment above includes these coding regions:
- the LOC134910981 gene encoding B box-binding protein-like; translated protein: MRGYGFIRRTDTKRTIYVHCTGIQKTHRNKLIRSLRSGEWVKFELTNGKKGVKAINVTGPDGVPVQGNRHTIEYNQYWRCLRYRKPPLYYQQDYQHSGSREEPRDNDSETGRPNTDPTRPDQMPRPPEPEVPKQRELLETSERPVVKGQSETVQQYLQNVIKPPLSPQPKREYIPRRQDADYRAANLEQTDAGATDLKRDTEAVVHMAVTKIVKPLEFKSSEPAMPPSKPKTTAETPKAAEKAETRSTEVKSVTDSEYMTITGEEFTFRL